The Chryseolinea soli nucleotide sequence CGGCGGCGAAAAACAGCGGGTACAATTGGCCCGGGTGCTGGTGCAGGTTTGGGAGGAGACGTTATATCCGCGGTATGTATTGTTGGACGAGCCCACCAGCAGTCTCGACATCGCCCAGCAGCAACACATTTTCAGTCTCGCAAAAAAAGTATGCGAACGCAACATCGGCGTCATGGCCATTGTGCACGACCTGAATCAGGCGGTGTTGTTTGCCGATCATCTTTACTTTCTCCGCGAAGGTAAACTCGTTGCCTCGGGTGCGGCGCAGGAAGTTTTCACAAAACCCATTATCGAGGAAACGTTTTGCTGTCGCGTCAATGTGTATCGCGATCCGTGCAACAACTGTCCCTATATCATTCCCGAGCGCGAAGTATTTGTACCGTCACATTCCCTGGTTATCGAAAAATAAAATCAAGTCTATAATAAACTCTATTTAACTCCATACTCACATGAGCACCATCATTGAAAGCAGATCATTCACCCTCAGCGAAGCCTGGAAAGGCGTTCAAAGTGCAAAACCCGGCATTCGCATTCGCGAAGCAGCAAAAGAGCTCGGCGTCAGCGAAGCCGAATTGCTGGCCACCAAACTACACGAGGGCGTGACACGCCTGCAGGGCCCCTGGCCCGAGTTGTTGACGCGTTTTAAAACCCTGGGCAAAGTGATGTCACTCACACGCAACAATGCCTGCATCCTGGAACACAAGGGTCCCTTCCAGGCCGTGAACGTTATGGGCGCCGACACCCGCGCGATGGCGACCGTGATCGGCCCCATCGAAACACGGGTATTTTTTGCCAACTGGCATTTTGCCTTTGCGGCGACGGAAGAAAAATCGGATCGCGTATTAAAAAGCATCCAGATCTTTGACAAATCCGGCGAAGCTGTTACAAAGATCTATCTCCAGGAAAAAAGCGACGAGGCAGCATACGAAAAACTAGTGGAAGAATTCCGCGCGGAAGATCAAAGCCGCGAGCTCGATGTGGAACCCTACGCTGTTGACGTTCACAACGGGCCGGCCGATCCCGAAGCGTTTTTGAAAGAGTGGAGCGAGCTGAAAGACACCCACGACTTCTTCGGTTTGCTGCGCCGCCACCAGGTGAGTCGCTATCGCGCCCTGGAGTTGGCCAGTGGCCGGTTCACGTTCCAGGTGAATGCCCGGGTGAGTCCCAAGCAAATTCTGGACAACGCCTCCATCATCAAGCTTCCCATCATGATCTTCGCCGGCAACCGCGGCAACCTGCAAATCCACCAGGGTAAAGTAAGAACGATACGTCTGCTCGATCGTGGACACACCGGCGCGGAGCAATGGCTCAACGTGCTCGATCCTGATTTCAACATGCACATGCGCATGGACCTGGTCCACACCGCCTGGGTAGTTCGCAAACCCACCACCGAAGGCGACGTGACCTCGGTGGAGCTTTTCGATAAAGAAAAGAATCTCATCGCTCAATTTTTTGGCTTGCGCAAACCCGGCATTCCGGAAAAGTCAGAGTGGCGAGCGCTTGTCAACGAACTCCCGGCCTTGTAATGCCATGACGATCTTTTCTACGCCCCCGATATTTTTGCGCTCTGTCTTTCAGAAACGGGTTCTGGCTGTCTATGGTCTGGCACTCGTGGCTTTGTTGGGAAAAACAGATGCCCGGGCACAAGACTCGCTCGCCTCACGCCAACTCGACGCCGTGGTGGTGACCGCCACCCGCAGCGAGCGCGCGTTGTCGGACTTGCCTGTGCCGGTGACGGTGATCCCGCAGCAGCAGATCAAGAACATGGGATCGCTCAGGCTCAACGACGTGCTGGCCGAACAAACCGGGCTTACCTTGGTGAGCGATCACGGCACAGGCGTACAGATGCAAGGCTTTACGCCGGAGTACACGCTCATCCTCATCGATGGAGAACCGTTGATCGGTCGCACGTCGGGAACGTTGGAGTTGAATCGCATCGCTGTGGGCAACATCCGCCAGGTGGAGATCATGAAAGGCCCCAGCTCAAGCCTGTATGGCTCCGAAGCGCTGGCGGGTGTGATCAACATCATCACCGATCGTCCATCCGGAACCAACGGAACCTTCTCGGCACGCTACGGCAGTAACCAAACGGCAGACTTTTCGGGATCACTGAATTATCAAACCAAAAAACTGGGCTTGTATGGATTTGCCAACCGCTACAGCACCGACGGTTATGATCTGTCGCCGGAAACGCAAGGCAAAACGGTCAGTCCGTTCACCAACTATACCTATCAGTTGCGTGCCGGGTATGAATTTTCGAAGCGGGTGCGGCTGTCGCTTTCGGGCCGGTATTTTACGGAAGCGCAGACGAGCATCACCGATATTGGTGCCACCGGAACGCCCGTGCTGCTGGATGGCAAGGGCAACGTCAAGGATTGGAACCTCAACCCTGTGGTGTATGTCAACGTATCCGACAAATTCAAGACCACCCTTCGTTTCTACAATTCAAAGTACAGCACCACGTCCACACTGAACTACCAATCCGACGGTGTGATGTATGACGACACGTTCTTTGATCAGACGTTCACGCGCCCGGAAGTGCAGGGCGAGTATTTCTTCAACCCAAAAAATGTGATGACCCTGGGCGTCGGCCGCATTTGGGAAAGCGTAGAGGCCACGCGGTATGATGCCAAGATGAAGTATCAGACCGATTATGCTTATGCGCAATACGAATGGCAACCCCTTACAAAGCTGAACCTGCTGATCGGCGGGCGATTTGATCATCACAGTGCCTATGGATCGCAGTTTAGTCCGAAGCTTTCGGCGCAATATGAAGTGAACCATTGGCTTGGCGTGCGCGGATCGTTTGGGATGGGCTTTAAGGCGCCGGACTTCCGCCAGCTTTACCTCAACTTTACCAACTCCACGGTGGGCTACACGGTGCTCGGCTCGCAGGAACTCGTGGCCGGCATCGCCCAACTCCAGGCGCAGGGACAGATCGACCAGATGCTGGCCGACCCCGCCTCCTTTGGCGAGATCAAAGCGGAATCGTCGCGTGCTTACAATCTTGGGTTCAAGTTGCAGCCTTACAAAAAGACCTCGGTATCGATCAATGCCTTCCGGAATGACATCAAGGACATCATCGACACCAAGCCCGTGGCGCGCAAAACCAACGGCCAATTTGTGTACAGCTACTACAACCTGGCCAAAGTGTATACGCAAGGGCTCGAGCTGGATGCCGTCCACACCGTGACGGAGGCCATGACGTTGTCGCTGGGCTATCAATACCTGGTGGCCAAAGACAAATCGGTGGTCGATGAATTGAAGGCCGGCAATGTGTATGCACGCGATCCTGAAACCAACATCACGCGCCGGGTGAAGCCGGGCGAGTATGGCGGTCTTTTCAATCGCTCGCGTCACATGGTTAACGCCAAGGCATTTTACAACCACAGCGCCACCGGCTGGAGCGCCACGCTCCGGGCCATCTACCGCGGCCGCTATGGGTTTGCCGACATGAACAACAACACCATCCTCGACGACGACAGCGAATATGTGAAGGGCTACGTCACCGTAAATGTTTCCGTAGCAAAGACCTTTCGCAAATCGCTGCGCTTGCAGGCGGGATGTGATAACCTGTTCAACTACACCGACCCGCAATACATTCCTTCCGTGCCCGGGAGACTTTTGTGGGCCAGTGTCGCCTATACATTCTCAGCAAAAGACAAATCAACAACGCATTAAAATTTTTAACCTTTAATAACCTCCACAAAAATGAACTACAAAACAAAACTAAATGTCGCACTCCTTTTTCTTGCTTCCCTTTCCATCACCGCGTGCAACGACGACGATGACAAAGAACCCGTAAAACTCACTGCCACCGAAGTGACCGATCTCAACTCGGAGAGCACCACAAAATTCACGCTCTTCAGTTTTAAGAGCAACGCTGTGGTAGCCAACACCGATAGTATTTCCACCCAATGGGACATCGGCTTCCGCGGCACCACGCTCATTCTCAACGGGGGCACCAGTGGCCCGGGTCAGGCACAAGGACAAATTGTGAGTGGCATCTTCGACGAACTCACTGAAGCACCCGAGACCGGTTTTGTCTCCGATGCCACGGCCGGAAAAGCCATCACCGGCAGCAACGGTTGGTATACCTACACAGGCACCACCAGTGTACCCAACCACGCCATTCTTCCCATCGCCGGCAAGATCATCGTGGTGAAGACGGCCGATGGCAAATATGCCAAGCTGGAGATCATCAGTTACTACAAAGGCAACCCTTCTACTACCACTGCGGAATTTGCAGACCTGGCCACGCGTCCGTTGGCCCGCTACTTCACGTTCCGTTTTATTTATCAACCGGACGGCACGCGCAATTTTGAAATGACGAACGAATAGTTATTGAGCATAAAAGATCCTCTCCCATTTTTTAAACCTCTTTCCCATGCATAGTGAATCAGACCGCGAGATCCTTGCCGAATCCGTCAATGGTTTTGTGAGCCGTTGCCCGTGTTGCCTTGAATACAATGTGGCTTACAAAACCGTGTTGCTGGTATTCGATGAAGAGGCCATGTTGCGCTTCTTCGAGTGGGTGCTCTCCTATCGCCATTCGCTCGAAAATTTCCATGTCTTTCCGCATGGCCGGCATCACATTTATTCGAGCCCCCACAGCAATCTTTTCCTGGTGTACAGCGATGCGGAATTGGACGAGCTTTCCGGCATGTTTGCCGAAGTCCAAATCCTATTGGAAGCACGAAAGCTTGTGGGACGATAGCTTGTCGGGGCATTTTGTTCTGAGGTCCAGAAATTTGTCAGGCGCGAGTCGGGATGCCCCGTACTTCTGTCATTTTGACTTTTCCCGGATTCAATAAGCAGCCAAATCTACCTCTGGCATGTACTGGACTTTTTTTTGAGGGAAGAGAAGAAAATTCTTCCTATGGATGCTTTTTCACAAACGATCATCTCGGCGGTGAACATCGCCAAGAATGCCGTGGTCAAGATCGATGTCTTCAAAACCGTTCAAGGCAAGCTTCGACCCGCAGGCTCCGGCTCCGGATTCATCTTTTCGTCGGATGGTTTTGTCTTTACAAACCACCATGTCGTACAGGGAGCAGAGAAGATCATGGTATCGCTCCTCAATGAAAATGAGATCGAGGCCACGGTCATCGGGCAAGACCCTGATACGGACCTGGCCATACTAAAAATTTACAGCGACGGCTATTCGGTGGCTGCCCTTGGCGATGCCCAGCAACTGCAAATTGGACAACTGGTCATCGCGATCGGCAATCCCTATGGCTATCAACACACCGTCACCACGGGCGTGGTTGGCGCGTTGGGGCGAACGTTGCGTTCTCAATCGGGTATGCTGGTCGATAACGTGATCCAATCCGATGCCGCGCTCAATCCGGGTAACTCCGGCGGACCGCTCATCAATACCGACGGCGAAGTGGTGGGTGTGAACACGGCCATCATCACGGGTGCTCAAGGATTGAGTTTCTCTGTGGACATTAACACAGCGAAAGAAGTAGCCAGCCAGATCATCAAGAACGGTAAGGTCTTTAAGGCGTATCTCGGTTTTATGTTGCAAGAAGTCAACATCACACCGAAAGTGCTGCGTCATTTTCATTTGCCCAATCAAAAGGGATTGTTCGTGGTGAGCATCGAACCCAACTCTCCCGCGGCGTTATCGCAGGTAAGAGAAGGCGACATCATCACCTCGTTCAACGGCAAGCCCATGAATTCGCTGCAAGAGCTTTTCAAGGAGCTTACAAAAAAGGATATTTTGAACATGGTCGATATCTCTGTGGTCCGCCACACGGAGTTGCTCAACTTTGGGATCTTTCCCGTTCAAAAGGCGGCGTAAACGCTCGCAAAACAATCCCACGAAAGGGGGCGCCTTCGCGGCCACCCATTCCGTGGGATTGTTCTTTTTTGGCTGGGAGAAGCTGGTGAAATTTCCTACCTTTCATCAAATCAAGCCCCTCTCCTATGATTTACTACAAGCTGATTTTCGGGATCATTTTTTTCTGCTCGTTTACCCTGCTACTTATCCGCACGGGAAAAAAATCGCACTATAGCTTTTTATATCTCCTGGGCCGATTGGAAATTCTGGTGGGCATCGCCGCCGGTCTGTTTCTGATCATCACCGCATTCAAGGGCTAAACAAACACGAAAGATCATATGTGGACGTGTCCCCTGTGCCAGCAAACTTTTGTTAACACCAACCAAACCCATTCTTGCGGCGACAAGGTGCTGGCCGATTTCCTGCACAACAAGTCCGAGCACACGCTGGCGTTGTTCCGTCATTTCATGGAGCAATATCAAAAAATCGGTCCCGTCACGCTGCATCCAACCAAATCCATGATCGGCCTGGCCGCAAAAACCCGGATCGCCTACGTCATCCGCCTGGGGCGCGATTTTGTGGATGTTGTGTTTCCGTTCGACAAGCCTTACGAAGAGAATTTGTGTTTTCAGAAAATAGCCCAGGTTCCGGGCACCTCACAGTACAACCACCATTTGCGCCTCTCCAGTAAGGAAGATATCAACGCCGAAGTAAAGAAGTTCATGAAGATGGCGTATACGGCGGGAAAGTGAGCAATCCGTTTTATAGACCGATCGAAGTTGATCTCGTTGTGGAAAAAAATACTCGTCTATACACCCCTGTAGAAATCGCGCACGAATTTATACTCAGTATCCTTCGATTTTAGCCTTCCTGCAATGTTTGCCTGTGGTATACCTTTTGAATACAGCTTGGCAGAACTAACTCAAAACAACTTATGAAAAAGGTATCAATTCTATTGTGCCTGCTTTGCGTCGCCTTTATGGCGGCTCTGGCACAAGAACCCGCCATCATGTTTAGCAACAAGCCCGGATGGCACAAGATCGGGGAAGTGAAAGCCGACTTTAAAATGGAAAACGAATCCATCGCGGTGATGGGCAAAGACAAATTCAAATCCATTCTCCTTAAAGTGACCGACGCGCCCATCAACATCGCCAATGTAGAGGTCATCTATGAGTCGGGCGATAAGGAGAATTTCGACGTGAAGAACGAGATGAAACCCAACTCCGAAACACGCGTGATCGACCTGAAGAGTCCCAACCAGGAGATCAAAAAAGTGGTCTTCACCTACAAGACCTTGCCGAATAGTCAAGCCGACAAGGCCCACGTGGAACTGTACGGTCTGAAATAATCTCTTGTCCCGTTTTCATGTAAAGAGGACGCGCTGTAAGGCCGTCCTCTTTTTTATGGTTGGGAATTTATTCAACTTGCTGTAAAATAAGTCGTCATGTCTCTGATCACTGCCGGAATGCTGATGTGCCGGAACGCTTCGAGTGCACTTGAATTTTTTCTTGTACACCCGGGCGGACCTTTCTTTGCACGCAAAAACGAAGGTGCCTGGAGCATTCCCAAAGGCATGCCCGACCAAACCGAAGACCTGCTCGTCGCCGCGCAACGCGAATTTTTTGAAGAGACGGGCATCACGCCGACTCCGCCGTTTCATTCTTTGAAATCTACAAATTTGAAAAGCGGCAAGATCATGCATGTGTGGTTGTTCACCGGCGATTGGGATCCGTCCAGCGGCATTGTTTCCAATACGTTCTCCCTGGAATGGCCGCCGCGATCGGGAAAACACAAAGACGTTCCCGAGGTGGACCGCGCCGAATGGATGTCCTACGAAAAGGCAAAGGAGATGATCAATCCGCACCAGGCGATTTTTTTGGACCGGGCGTGCGAATTTTATTCCAAGGCATAGTCTCCTTATCAGCTGTTGCCCGACCTATGTTAGACGTCGTCTCGTCTTTCTATCTCAAGACCGGTTTGTCTCATTCATGATGGCGGTATACATCGCGTCAAACGGTTCGTTTTTCAATTGCACCGCCAGCTGGGAATGCTTTTTCTCCTGGGGCGACAAGAGCTGACAACACAAGTCGATCGTGTCGTCGGGGAGTCCACTGAAGATCATGTCGTTTACTTTGGCGGCCTTGCGAATGCATGACTGCAGTTTGCGCGTTCCCTTTTCGGTGAGTTTCACCAGCTTGGCGCGGCCGTCGTCGGGATCGGCCCGTTCTTTTATAAAGCCTTCGGCGATGAGGGTGTTGATGGCCAGCATGCCCGTGGTGGTTTCTGCAAAGTGATATTGGATCAATGCCATCTTTTTCACTTCGCCCAATTGGTTCAAGCTGTTGAGATAGTAGAAACTATCGGGCGTGGGCAGCTGCAAGTCTGCCATCGCGGCGCGGTGATAAAGTGCATAGGCGCTGGAGAGCCGGCCAATGATGCGCGCCAACTGACCGGGCTTGTCTTTCTCTTTTTTTCCACCATCACGCGCTTTCGTCCGGGCAGCCAAATAGCTTGCAAAGGCCTCCAGCGTTGGATTTGGATGATGCTCTTCAAATTTGGACCATTCGGAAACGAGTTCGATCAGCGGCTTCATCTATTATATTTTGGGTATAATTTACTAAACAAAATATCATTTTGGTATTATTTATTACATTTCAGAAATACTTTAATGAATTTTATAACCAAAATATAATTTATTTATGAAACGCACTCCCAGCCATTCGTTCACTTTCGGAATCTATCCAGGGGGCATGAGCGGGACTGACAAGGGCCTCACCACGGGCCCGGCCGATTCGGCCCAGGCCATTGAAAACGCTTTGCGCATCCTGCAAGGTGATGTTCCCTCCTTTCTCGTTCGCGCTTATATTCCCTACAAATCAGGGCGAGCGGCCGTCCATCCCACCCCAGTTCAACCCAGTCAATACGCCAAAGAAAACCGGTTGCTGGATCTTGTACTCTGCTTTCAAAGTGATGAGGAAGACATGTCCACTTGGAAGGCCTTTATCCGCGACACGATTCGAAAGTATGGTGCACGACTGGCTAAACTCCAAGTCACCGAAGAGGCCAACGCCAACCTCCCTTCGCTGGACGGTTTTTACAAACATTCACGCAAAGCCTTAGTCGAAGGCATCGTCGCCGCCAAAGAAGAAATACAAACCCTGGGACTGCAAACGATCGTCGGTTTCAACGCCACGCCCGACTTCAACCCCGAAAAAAAATTCTGGCTCGAGATCGCTTCGCTGGCTACTCCCGCATTCTATGACGCCCTCGACTATGTTGGCTTGGACTTTTTCCCCGATGTATTCAGACCTATCGCCGGCGAAGATCTGGAAGGCCCCATCACGGGACTCATCGCCATGTTCAGGGCGGACATCGGGCAGGCTGGCATTCGCAGTACCATTCCTTTGCATATCACCGAAAACGGCTGGCCAACCCACCATGATCGCACGGAACAACGGCAGGCGGCACAGCTGGAAAAAATCATTCGTATCGTACACCGTCATCGGGAAACTTTTCACATCACGCACTACGAGCTCTTTGCCCTTCGCGATGCCGACAGTAATGTGCAGGACCTTTTCTATCAGTTCGGTATTCTGCGCGACGACTACTCACCGAAGCTGGCGTTTGAAATGTATCGCAAAATCGTCGCAGAGCTCACGATCGCGTGAGCGCAACATTTTTCGAATGTGATTTTCACTGAGGAAATTTTACCCCATTGAGGCATAATGCCGCGGGAGGTTGTCGACATCGGCTTCGGGGACGCTCTTAATCCGTGGGCGTATCTAACGGCATGAATTTTACGGTGTACTAAGCGTACCAAGCATTTACGATCATGAAAACTTCACAAAAAAACCAACCGGCGCACAACGTACACACGCCCACGCCACCGCAAGTGATGGATCCATCGCGTCACGGAAAGCAGAATAAAAATTCAAACCGGCCGAAGGATGCCAAGTCAAAAAAAATGCAGGAGGAGCTCGAAGATAGAAAGCTTGCTCCACGGGAAGAACTGTAGTCG carries:
- a CDS encoding heme ABC transporter ATP-binding protein; its protein translation is MYQASHLSYRVREKILLQDVSLAIAPGQFTAVVGPNGAGKSTLLKTMALEHTGYHGDIVINGKPAKAYSPRELSFVRAVLPQNTTVQFAFTVEQIVSLGRHGHRASRKENETIVDEVMALTGTDVFRERSYLTLSGGEKQRVQLARVLVQVWEETLYPRYVLLDEPTSSLDIAQQQHIFSLAKKVCERNIGVMAIVHDLNQAVLFADHLYFLREGKLVASGAAQEVFTKPIIEETFCCRVNVYRDPCNNCPYIIPEREVFVPSHSLVIEK
- a CDS encoding hemin-degrading factor is translated as MSTIIESRSFTLSEAWKGVQSAKPGIRIREAAKELGVSEAELLATKLHEGVTRLQGPWPELLTRFKTLGKVMSLTRNNACILEHKGPFQAVNVMGADTRAMATVIGPIETRVFFANWHFAFAATEEKSDRVLKSIQIFDKSGEAVTKIYLQEKSDEAAYEKLVEEFRAEDQSRELDVEPYAVDVHNGPADPEAFLKEWSELKDTHDFFGLLRRHQVSRYRALELASGRFTFQVNARVSPKQILDNASIIKLPIMIFAGNRGNLQIHQGKVRTIRLLDRGHTGAEQWLNVLDPDFNMHMRMDLVHTAWVVRKPTTEGDVTSVELFDKEKNLIAQFFGLRKPGIPEKSEWRALVNELPAL
- a CDS encoding TonB-dependent receptor plug domain-containing protein; translation: MTIFSTPPIFLRSVFQKRVLAVYGLALVALLGKTDARAQDSLASRQLDAVVVTATRSERALSDLPVPVTVIPQQQIKNMGSLRLNDVLAEQTGLTLVSDHGTGVQMQGFTPEYTLILIDGEPLIGRTSGTLELNRIAVGNIRQVEIMKGPSSSLYGSEALAGVINIITDRPSGTNGTFSARYGSNQTADFSGSLNYQTKKLGLYGFANRYSTDGYDLSPETQGKTVSPFTNYTYQLRAGYEFSKRVRLSLSGRYFTEAQTSITDIGATGTPVLLDGKGNVKDWNLNPVVYVNVSDKFKTTLRFYNSKYSTTSTLNYQSDGVMYDDTFFDQTFTRPEVQGEYFFNPKNVMTLGVGRIWESVEATRYDAKMKYQTDYAYAQYEWQPLTKLNLLIGGRFDHHSAYGSQFSPKLSAQYEVNHWLGVRGSFGMGFKAPDFRQLYLNFTNSTVGYTVLGSQELVAGIAQLQAQGQIDQMLADPASFGEIKAESSRAYNLGFKLQPYKKTSVSINAFRNDIKDIIDTKPVARKTNGQFVYSYYNLAKVYTQGLELDAVHTVTEAMTLSLGYQYLVAKDKSVVDELKAGNVYARDPETNITRRVKPGEYGGLFNRSRHMVNAKAFYNHSATGWSATLRAIYRGRYGFADMNNNTILDDDSEYVKGYVTVNVSVAKTFRKSLRLQAGCDNLFNYTDPQYIPSVPGRLLWASVAYTFSAKDKSTTH
- a CDS encoding HmuY family protein; translation: MNYKTKLNVALLFLASLSITACNDDDDKEPVKLTATEVTDLNSESTTKFTLFSFKSNAVVANTDSISTQWDIGFRGTTLILNGGTSGPGQAQGQIVSGIFDELTEAPETGFVSDATAGKAITGSNGWYTYTGTTSVPNHAILPIAGKIIVVKTADGKYAKLEIISYYKGNPSTTTAEFADLATRPLARYFTFRFIYQPDGTRNFEMTNE
- a CDS encoding DUF6686 family protein; its protein translation is MHSESDREILAESVNGFVSRCPCCLEYNVAYKTVLLVFDEEAMLRFFEWVLSYRHSLENFHVFPHGRHHIYSSPHSNLFLVYSDAELDELSGMFAEVQILLEARKLVGR
- a CDS encoding S1C family serine protease, which encodes MDAFSQTIISAVNIAKNAVVKIDVFKTVQGKLRPAGSGSGFIFSSDGFVFTNHHVVQGAEKIMVSLLNENEIEATVIGQDPDTDLAILKIYSDGYSVAALGDAQQLQIGQLVIAIGNPYGYQHTVTTGVVGALGRTLRSQSGMLVDNVIQSDAALNPGNSGGPLINTDGEVVGVNTAIITGAQGLSFSVDINTAKEVASQIIKNGKVFKAYLGFMLQEVNITPKVLRHFHLPNQKGLFVVSIEPNSPAALSQVREGDIITSFNGKPMNSLQELFKELTKKDILNMVDISVVRHTELLNFGIFPVQKAA
- a CDS encoding DUF5655 domain-containing protein, with the protein product MWTCPLCQQTFVNTNQTHSCGDKVLADFLHNKSEHTLALFRHFMEQYQKIGPVTLHPTKSMIGLAAKTRIAYVIRLGRDFVDVVFPFDKPYEENLCFQKIAQVPGTSQYNHHLRLSSKEDINAEVKKFMKMAYTAGK
- a CDS encoding NUDIX domain-containing protein, with the translated sequence MSLITAGMLMCRNASSALEFFLVHPGGPFFARKNEGAWSIPKGMPDQTEDLLVAAQREFFEETGITPTPPFHSLKSTNLKSGKIMHVWLFTGDWDPSSGIVSNTFSLEWPPRSGKHKDVPEVDRAEWMSYEKAKEMINPHQAIFLDRACEFYSKA
- a CDS encoding MarR family winged helix-turn-helix transcriptional regulator yields the protein MKPLIELVSEWSKFEEHHPNPTLEAFASYLAARTKARDGGKKEKDKPGQLARIIGRLSSAYALYHRAAMADLQLPTPDSFYYLNSLNQLGEVKKMALIQYHFAETTTGMLAINTLIAEGFIKERADPDDGRAKLVKLTEKGTRKLQSCIRKAAKVNDMIFSGLPDDTIDLCCQLLSPQEKKHSQLAVQLKNEPFDAMYTAIMNETNRS